From Clostridium sp. SY8519:
TCTTCATGTTGACAAAAACCGCCGCGCTGGACACCAGAAATTCCAGTGCAAAGACACCGATTGCAGCAGGAATGGAAGCGCGCACCGCGGTGTGTTCATCTTTTGCCATCAGATAACGGCTGGACTGCCAGGGGCCCACCATACAGACAGACATCCACACCACTCCGTAAATCAGACCCCAGAGCAGATTCTCAATGGCCTTCTGATAAAGAACGCCGGGCTGTCCGCCCCAGGACATAAACAGATGAAAGCGGGGGCTGGAAGCCAGGCTGCTGACCGTATGAAACCATCCGCCGGTCCGATGTGAAATGACAATCGTCGCCACAATCAGGGCGCCGGTAAAAATCCCTGCCATCAGAGTATCCGTAATCAGTACGCCGCTGGACCCGGCCTTGATGGTGATAAAGGCAAATACCACCAGGGCGATGACGATGCACAGCCGGTAATCCACACCGGTTATACTTTTCATCAGGGTCCCGATTCCCTGCATAACGGACAGCAGATATACCGTCATCATAATTATGGCCGTAATGGCGGACAGATTGCGGACCGCCCGGGAATGAAAACGCTTCCCGAAAAATTCCGGAATGGTAAGCACATTGCTGCGGCGCAGGTACCGTCCGAAAAACACCGCCCCCAGAACGTACCCTGCGGACTGCATTCCGGCAAAAGTAATAATCGAGGTAAAACAGCCGCTGTAACTCTGTGCCGCGTCCCCCATAAACATACCGGTACTGGTATAGGAAGCAATCAGCGATCCCGCAATTAAAATCATGGGCGCTCTTCTTCCTGCCACATAATAATCATCCACGCCGCGGATTTTCCGGCTGACCACGATACCGATTACAATGTAAACTGCAAGGGAGACACACATTCCCGCAAAATAAATGTTCATTTTTTCTTCTCCTTTTCCTCTTTCAGATATGGAGCGAAATCTTTTTTCATCTTTCGGTAAGCCAGCCAGCAGCCTGCACCCAGCCAAAAGCCAAGAAATACCGCAACCACAAGTTCCATACGCAGTTCCTCCGTTTTTTTGGATCCGGAATCCGGATTATTTTCTGTGTTTTCTCTGTGCGGCCAGTTTTTTCAGTTCCGCGCGGTCTACTTTTCCGTTTAAGTTGTGGGGCATGGGATTCATCACGATCCGCTTATTCGGCAGCATATAATCCGGCAGCAGTTCTTTTAACCGTTCCGCCACTTCCTCATCGGATACTTTGCCGCTGTAAAACAGTACGATTTTCTGCCGTTCACTGTCATAGACACAGCAGTTCTCGTCAATACCGGAAATAGAAGAAACATTTGCCTCAATTTCTCCCAGCTCAATCCGGTGGCCCATATGTTTGATCTGGAAATCCTTGCGGCCTACATATTCCAGTTCTCCGTATTCATTGAACTCCACCAGATCACCGGTGCGGTAGATTTTCTCTTCAAAATACGGATTGACCGGATTCTGCACATAAACTTCCGCTGTCTTTTCCGGATTGCGGTAATAGCCGTAGGTCAGGGATGTGCTGCGAATGCAGTACTCGCCGGTGCCTTTTCCCTGGATCGGATGATTCTCCGCATCCAGCACCAGTATTTCATTATTCTTAAAGGGAATGCCAATCGGCAGACGGGCAGTTTCCGGGAATTCCCGGTCAATGACATAGTAGGTGGATCCGTCTGTTCCCTCGGTCGGTCCGTAGGAATTGATAAATACGGTGTCCGGCAGATGTTTCCGCCACATATTCAGCTGACGGACCGGCATCACTTCTCCGCCGAAGGATACCATTTTCACACAGGAAATATCCGCGCAGTCAAAGGCATTCAGATTGGCCACCATATTCAGGGCCGAAGGCACCCAGTACAGGAAATTGATCTGTTTTTCCTCGATGTATTTCATCAGAAGCGCCGGGAACGCAAAATGCATATGCGGAATAATGTACATGGTGGAGCAGTTTCTCAGCGTACCGAAGATCTCCACGATGGACATGACAAAATAAAACGGCGTCTGGTTGCCGGAAATCGTATGCTCATCCAGATGATACGCTTCGCTGACTGCCTCGATATAATTGATCACATGGGCATGGGCAGTCATGACTCCCTTGGGATTTCCGGTGGAACCGGAAGTAAAGAGCACATACAGAAGATCCGATCCCATGATCTTTGCGCCGACGGAGGCAATTGCCTCCGGATCCGCCGGATGATCCAGCAAATCTTCCAGAAGCAGGATTTCCGCCTCCGGAGCGAACTCCGCTACCTGCTCCCGATAGGCGGACACTGTCAGTACCGCCGCTGGCTCCAGCGTTCCCACAATCTTTTCAATCCGCTCCACCGGCATCTGGGTGTCAATCACAGAATAAAAACACCCGCTGTATGCTGTACCCAGCATAGCTGTGAGACAGCCGGTATTCTTATCCAGAAAGATTCCCACCGGCCGGCGGAAAAAACCGGCATCTATCAGTCCCTGCGCAATGCGGTGTGCCTCTTCCTGTACCTGCCGGAACGTAAGTGCCCGTTCTTCATCTGCGTAAGCGATTTTGTCCCCATGGGACAGCACTGCCTGATCCAGATAGTCCGTAATAATTCTGGTTGTCACTGTATTTTCTCCTTTTTCTGCTAGGCCCAGTAGGCCGCCTGCTTGGTATAGAACCGCTCAAAAGGCGCGGTAGATCCGATGGTTCTGGCATAGACACGAATTTCATAGTTTCCGGAAGTTTTCGGGTAATACACTGCCGTCCGTCCGGAACCGTATTTCCGGAAAATATGGAACTTCTTTTCCCCGGTCCGGCGGACCGCAAACTGGTATTCCGCCTGCACGCCGCTGCCGTAGTAGGCATAGGCTCCGGCCCGGATGCCTTTGCCTTTTTCTGCTTTTACTTCCAGATTCACCGTATCAATATAGGAAACGGATGCCAGGAAATCATCTCTGGAATAAAAATATCCGGATACGTCCTTTCCTTCCCTGCTTTCTTTGATCAGACGGCCCAGTGCTTCTGAAAAAGCTTCCGCGCCCCTGACATTTGTGTGATCCCAGTCTTTGAATCCTGTGGCGTCCCGGTGATAAAGCCGCTGATCCGCCAGATTCATATCATAAAACGGCACATCGTATTTTTTGAAAAATTCCTTCAGATACGTATAACGCTGAAAATAATCGCCGCCGTAGCTTAATACATAACTGATGGGCACCGGCGCGCCGACCACCGTAAGCCGGATTCCGCGGCTCTTACAGAAGCTGCAGATCTCTTTCAGGGTATCCATGGATTCCTTTGACAGATCCCTGCTGTTCCAGGTGGTTCGCTCCTGTCTGGAGACCGTATTGTAATTAATCGTCCGGTCGAAGGTCTTGAACCCTTTTGCGGTGCGCAGATAATTCTGATTATCCGGCCGGATTTTTACCAGTCCCAGCTTTGCTTTAATATTAAAGGGAATTGTTTTCGGAAACTTGTTCGTATTGTTCAGCCATGGGAAGAAAAAGGCAATGGATTCCGGTTTGCCGAAATACCGCTTGTCAAACACGAAACTTGCGCCGTTTCGGATTCGTTTTCCAAGACTCTGTCCCCGGTTTTCCGCATAGACAAACGTGGCCTCCGGTTTTGCGTATCGCTCCGTACCGGACATCATATACATGTAGTCGATGACAAAGACCACTTCCTTGATCCTGTGGTCTGCCGCCGCTGCACGGATTGCGCGTTTGCTGTCCAGGAAGGACTGGGCATTCGTTCCCATATTCTGGGAGGACAGCCCTGTAATACGGTCCGTGATATCCGGATCAATTCCCTCATAGCACTGGGACGTGCCGACATAAATCATATCGATTTTCTGTCCTTTTCTGGCACGATATTTATCCCACATTTCCGAACTGGGAGACGCGTAGGGCGTCAGCAGAAACGTGGCGATGCAGTTGACAATCACTGCCACCGCAATAAACCCGATGACAGTCAGGATTCTTTTTTTAGAAGTTCGCATATAAAAATCCTCCGGATCCATTTGAATAAGATACCGCAAACAATGTCATGATTGCCAGAAACAGATACAGGGTCCAGCGTACTGCCGGACGGCGGTCATGCAGTTTCGCGTAGACATCCACGCCCCGCTCCTGAAGGACACTGTTGATGAACACAACCACCAGGGCCAGCACGACCACGACGGGAATCAGCGGCATCTTGCCAAACTGGCTGCGCATGAAATAACGCACCGTCAGAAGTGACCAGTCCGGTCTGGTAATTGTATTCCGGAAGCAGATCCATACACTGCTGAATTTTTCAATACGGTCAAAATACCAGCCGATATTCACAATAATAAAAGTGCGGATCACGCGCCAGACATACATGCCCCGGGACTGTGTATTAATATGAAGCACTTCGTTCCAGCGCTGGAATACCGGCTGCAGAATATCGCTGATGGCTATCACGATACCATTGTACAGACCCCACAGAATAAAGTTGGAATAAAATCCGTGCCATACACCGACCACAAAGAACACCAGGATATTCGCGATCGCTGCCGGCAGGACTCTGCCCAGATGCTTATTCAGATGACGGCCGCAGAATTTCGCGAACCGCTGCATGGGCTTCGTAAGGGCAAACGGATAAAAAATGTAATCCCGCATCCAGGCGCCCAGGGAAATGTGCCATCTGCGCCAGAAATCCCCCAGGGAAACCGAAAAATACGGCTGGCGGAAGTTCTGCATCATGCGGATGCCAAACAGCTGTGCCACAGCCATCACCATGTCAATGCCGCCGGAAAAATCCCCGTAGAGCTGTGCGGAATACATGAGAATTCCCAGTATGATCATCGGACTGGACAGATTGTCCACCGGTCCGTCAAAAATCGCGCCGATTTTTCCCACCAGCATCTCCGCGATGACATATTTCTTCATGGCTCCGAACAGAAACAGCAGCAGCGCTCTGCCGCAGCGTTCCAGATCCAGATGGTGCCGTTCATAAAGCTGCTCCGCCATCTGATCAAACCGGTTGATCGGTCCCTGCAGCATCTGAGGGAAGAAGGATACAAAAGTCAGGAACTTCAGAAAGTTTGTGGAAGGCTTGCTCTTCTTATTATATACATCCACCAGGTAACCAATGGACTGAAAGGTATAAAAGGAAATGCCCAGCGGCAGCAGCAGCCCGCTGATATGATAGACGGCATACACTGATCCGGTTCCCACATGGCCGATACCGACGATGGCATCCAGAATGTCGTTCCAGTATTTAAAATAACCCAGAATGCCAAAATTAAGTAAAAGAAGCACGATCAGAACGATACGCTTTTTTTTCTGGCACTGGTTCTTCAGTTTCTTTTTCTGTTCTTTCGTAATTCCTTCCTGCTTGCGGGCAAGATTGCAGGCAGTCTGAAATTTCTGCATGACAATCGCCCCCAGCCATACGCTGAAGGAAGTGATCAGAATATAAATCAGACTTTTCGGGCCATAGCTGATATAAAATGCAATACTGCCGATCAGCAGGCAAACCCACTGTATCTTCCGGAATACGGTATAGTACAGAACAAAGAGAATTGCCACAAACATAAGGTACTGTATAGATAACAGCTGCATATTGTTTCCCCTTTAAAATCAAAATTCACCGGCCTATTATAGCATACCTGCAGATACTTATGGGTTTATCCCAAAAAAATTAAAGATTATTAAGGAACGAAAAACTGCATCTGACAGGCAGTATATGAAAAAAGGCGAAGTCCCATGGACTCCGCCTGCTTCTCTGCATACCTTCAAAACTTCATACAGAAGAGATGCTTCCCTTTATGATCCGCTTGCTTGGATAAGCCCTCGAACGATTAGTAACAGTCAGCTCCATACATTACTGCACTTCCACCTCTGTCCTATCTACCTTGTACTCTTCAAGGGTTCTTACTTCCTTTTGGAATGGGATATCTTATCTTGGGGTGGGCTTCACGCTTAGATGCCTTCAGCGTTTATCCCTTCCGGACTTGGCTACCCTGCGATGCGCCTGGCGGCACAGCAGATCCACCAGCGGTCCGTCCAGCCCGGTCCTCTCGTACTAAGGCCAGCTCCCCTCAGATATCCTACGCCCGCGCCGGATAGGGACCGAACTGTCTCACGACGTTCTGAACCCAGCTCGCGTACCGCTTTAATGGGCGAACAGCCCAACCCTTGGGACCTGCTCCAGCCCCAGGATGCGATGAGCCGACATCGAGGTGCCAAACCACTCCGTCGATGTGAACTCTTGGGAGTGATAAGCCTGTTATCCCCAGGGTAGCTTTTATCCGTTGAGCGATGGCAATCCCACTTTGTGCCACCGGATCACTAAGTCCTACTTTCGTACCTGCTCCACCCGTCGGTGTCGCAGTCAGCCTCCCTTCTGCCTTTGCACTCTTTAGATGGTTTCCAACCATCCTGAGGGAAACTTTGAGCGCCTCCGATACCCTTTCGGAGGCGACCGCCCCAGTCAAACTCCCCGCCTGGCATTGTCCCACCGCCGGATTACGGCGGCTGGTTAGAAGCCCAATACTGCAGGGGTGGTATCCCAACAGCGACTCTGCACAGACTGGCGTCCATGCTTCTTTGTCTCCCACCTATCCTGTACGTGCAGTACCGGACCCCAGTACCAAACTGGAGTAAAGCTCCATGGGGTCTTTCCGTCCTGGCGCGGGTAACCAGCATCTTCACTGGTACTTCAATTTCACCGGGTGCATTGTCGAGACAGCGCTCAAATCATTACGCCTTTCGTGCGGGTCGGAACTTACCCGACAAGGAATTTCGCTACCTTAGGACCGTTATAGTTACGGCCGCCGTTTACTGGGGCTTGAATTCAAAGCTTCGCTTGCGCTAACCTCTCCTCTTAACCTTCCAGCACCGGGCAGGCGTCAGCCCATATACCTCACCTTTCGGTTTCGCATAGACCTGTGTTTTTGCTAAACAGTTGCTTGAGCCTATTCTCTGCGGCCCACTCACGTGGGCACCCCTTCTCCCGAAGTTACGGGGTCATTTTGCCGAGTTCCTTGACAATGCTTCTCCCGCCGGCCTTAGGATTCTCTCCTCATCCACCTGTGTCGGTTTACGGTACGGGCATACCGGTAACGATAGCGGCTTTTCTCGGCACAGGGGCGGCGCTCTTCGCTACTGTTATTTCGCTCCGCGTCACACAGCCCCCCTCCCCCATAAGGATTTGCCTCATGGCAGGGCCTGTGCTTGCGCCGGGCTTTCCGTTCCCGGCTCGCGCTCTCCCCATGCGTCCCCGCAGTTCTGTACCGGTATGGTACAGGAATTTCAGCCTGTTGTCCATCGGCTACGCCTTCCGGCCTCGCCTTAGGTCCCGACTTACCCAGGGCAGATCAGCTTTACCCTGGAAACCTTAGATATTCGGCCTGGAGGATTCCCACCTCCATCTCGCTACTCATTCCGGCATTCTCTCTTCCCGGAAGTCCACGGCTCCTTATCGGTACCGCTTCATCCCTCCGGCAATGCTCCTCTACCAATGCATTGCTGCATTCCTGAGCTTCGGTGCTGTGTTTGAGCCCCGGACATTTTCGGCGCAGGACCTCTCGACTAGTGAGCTGTTACGCACTCTTTGAATGAATGGCTGCTTCTGAGCCAACATCCTAGCTGTCTTCGAAATCCCACATCCTTTTCCACTTAACACACACTTTGGGACCTTAGCTGCAGGTCTGGGCTGTTTCCCTTTTGACCGCCCGACTTATCTCATGCGGTCTGACTCCCATGGACCATCTCTGCGGCATTCGGAGTTTGATATTCTTTGGTAAGCTTTGACGCCCCCTCAGAAATTCAGTGCTCTACCTCCGCGAGACTCCCATGAGGCTAGCCCTAAAGCTATTTCGAGGAGAACCAGCTATCTCCGGGTTCGATTGGAATTTCTCCCCTATCCACACGTCATCCCCACCCTTTTCAACGGATGTGGGTTCGGTCCTCCAATGCCTTTTACGGCATCTTCAACCTGCACATGGATAGGTCACCCGGTTTCGGGTCTGCACACACTGACTTCTCGCCCTCTTAAGACTTGGTCTCCCTTCGGCTCCGGGGCTGAACCCCTTAACCTTGCCAGTATGCACAACTCGCCGGACCGTTCTACAAAAAGTACGCCATCGCACGCATACGGTGCTTTGACAGTTTGTAAACACAGGGTTTCAGGTTCTTTTTCACTCCCCTCCCGGGGTCCTTTTCACCTTTCCTTCACAGTACTATGCGCTATCGGTCACTGAGGAGTATTTAGCCTTACGGGGTGGTCCCCGCTCCTTCCATCAAGGTTCCACGTGTCTCGATGTACTCTGGATCCCACGGCGCGGACGCCTCCTTCGCGTACGGGGCTTTCACCCTCTCTGGCCTGCTTTCCCAAAGCAGTTCTGCTGAAGTTGTCCGATCACCTGATGTGGTCCGAACCCCATGGTGCACGCACCATGGTTTGGGCTCTTCCGCGTTCGCTCGCCGCTACTGGCGGAATCGATGTTTCTTTCTCTTCCTCCGGCTACTTAGATGTTTCAGTTCGCCGGGTTCCCCTCCATACGCTATGAATTCACGTATGGATCCATGAGGTCTTCTCATGGGGGTTTCCCCATTCAGAAATCCGTGGGTCACGGGCTATGTGCGCCTCTCCACGGCTTTTCGCAGCTTATCACGTCTTTCATCGGCTCTCAGTGCCAAGGCATCCACCCTGCGCTCTTTCTTGCTTAACCTCGCCAACCCATCTCAAAGATGGATTGTTTCGCTTCCCCGTCCGCGCACCCTAGCGTGGGCTTCCCACGGACGGCCCCGATCATTTCGATCGGTTTCTGATCATTTTTTGTCTCATTGCTTTCACAATGACGACGGGTCTAACTTGCTTGTTATTGCATTCTCGGATGTCTTGATATCTGTTTGTTAGAAGCAGCGCGTTTTCGATAAACATGCCATCGGAAGCTTGCTTCCGGATGGGGTGTTTGAAGAAAACATGGTGCGCCAGCACGGATGAGCGGAATGCGAAGCATTCTGCGAATCATGCGCTGGTTCTGCACACGTTCTGCTCTAACAAAGGTTATCTTTCTATCTTTCTTTCTGTATGAAGTTTTCAAGGTACGCCGGAATGCGTTCCCGCATCCCTGACTGACTTCCGCCAGTCATCAGAACCTCCGACTCTTCGGCTGCTCTGACCGCTGGCGGACACTGTTTCCAGCTCCCGCAGTCTATCGTTTGCCTTGCGGCTTTTTCTTTTTTGAAAATCTGGCAGCCACCTGGCCTCCCACACCGTCTCCAGTGCAGTACTTTCGGCCGTCCGGGTCTTAACCGTCGTGTTCGGGATGGGTACGGGTGTTTCCCCCGGGCGCATCGCCACCAGAAGTTTCTTCAGATTAAGTCTCCTTAATCCCTCAACAGTGAAACAATCTTTACTTGATTTCCTTAGAAAGGAGGTGATCCAGCCGCACCTTCCGATACGGCTACCTTGTTACGACTTCACCCCAGTTATCAGACCTGCCTTCGACGGCTCCCTCCTTGCGGTTGGGTCACCGGCTTCGGGCATTTCCGACTCCCATGGTGTGACGGGCGGTGTGTACAAGACCCGGGAACGTATTCACCGCAGCATGCTGATCTGCGATTACTAGCGATTCCAGCTTCGTGCAGGCGGGTTGCAGCCTGCAGTCCGAACTGAGACGTTATTTTTGGGATTCGCTCCACCTCGCGGCTTTGCCTCCCTCTGTTTACGCCATTGTAGCACGTGTGTCGCCCAGGCCATAAGGGGCATGATGATTTGACGTCATCCCCGCCTTCCTCCAGGTTGTCCCTGGCAGTCTGTATAGAGTGCCCGGCTTTCCCCGCTGGCTACTATACACAAGGGTTGCGCTCGTTGCGGGACTTAACCCAACATCTCACGACACGAGCTGACGACAACCATGCACCACCTGTCTCTGCTGTCCCGAAGGAAAGGTGACATTACTCACCGGTCAGCAGGATGTCA
This genomic window contains:
- a CDS encoding sodium:solute symporter family protein; the encoded protein is MNIYFAGMCVSLAVYIVIGIVVSRKIRGVDDYYVAGRRAPMILIAGSLIASYTSTGMFMGDAAQSYSGCFTSIITFAGMQSAGYVLGAVFFGRYLRRSNVLTIPEFFGKRFHSRAVRNLSAITAIIMMTVYLLSVMQGIGTLMKSITGVDYRLCIVIALVVFAFITIKAGSSGVLITDTLMAGIFTGALIVATIVISHRTGGWFHTVSSLASSPRFHLFMSWGGQPGVLYQKAIENLLWGLIYGVVWMSVCMVGPWQSSRYLMAKDEHTAVRASIPAAIGVFALEFLVSSAAVFVNMKNPGMKDSSQVMIWAAMHLMPKLLGVILLTGVLAAGISSATTFLSLIGASVANDIVGTKWKNPIRVGQIAMGVVSVVVLLVAIFNPPSIFWIMFLGGAIVSASWMPVALGSVFSKRLTKAGAFAGILCGFLVCFFLRLYTALAGVTLPVYLDPSVVGILANIAAMCIATKVTSVTEEEKAARARMFVMPDSEKDPEQMWKTLRISKRALLIGPGTIAFLLVFWVIPYLVGAHAG
- a CDS encoding amino acid adenylation domain-containing protein produces the protein MTTRIITDYLDQAVLSHGDKIAYADEERALTFRQVQEEAHRIAQGLIDAGFFRRPVGIFLDKNTGCLTAMLGTAYSGCFYSVIDTQMPVERIEKIVGTLEPAAVLTVSAYREQVAEFAPEAEILLLEDLLDHPADPEAIASVGAKIMGSDLLYVLFTSGSTGNPKGVMTAHAHVINYIEAVSEAYHLDEHTISGNQTPFYFVMSIVEIFGTLRNCSTMYIIPHMHFAFPALLMKYIEEKQINFLYWVPSALNMVANLNAFDCADISCVKMVSFGGEVMPVRQLNMWRKHLPDTVFINSYGPTEGTDGSTYYVIDREFPETARLPIGIPFKNNEILVLDAENHPIQGKGTGEYCIRSTSLTYGYYRNPEKTAEVYVQNPVNPYFEEKIYRTGDLVEFNEYGELEYVGRKDFQIKHMGHRIELGEIEANVSSISGIDENCCVYDSERQKIVLFYSGKVSDEEVAERLKELLPDYMLPNKRIVMNPMPHNLNGKVDRAELKKLAAQRKHRK
- a CDS encoding MBOAT family O-acyltransferase gives rise to the protein MQLLSIQYLMFVAILFVLYYTVFRKIQWVCLLIGSIAFYISYGPKSLIYILITSFSVWLGAIVMQKFQTACNLARKQEGITKEQKKKLKNQCQKKKRIVLIVLLLLNFGILGYFKYWNDILDAIVGIGHVGTGSVYAVYHISGLLLPLGISFYTFQSIGYLVDVYNKKSKPSTNFLKFLTFVSFFPQMLQGPINRFDQMAEQLYERHHLDLERCGRALLLFLFGAMKKYVIAEMLVGKIGAIFDGPVDNLSSPMIILGILMYSAQLYGDFSGGIDMVMAVAQLFGIRMMQNFRQPYFSVSLGDFWRRWHISLGAWMRDYIFYPFALTKPMQRFAKFCGRHLNKHLGRVLPAAIANILVFFVVGVWHGFYSNFILWGLYNGIVIAISDILQPVFQRWNEVLHINTQSRGMYVWRVIRTFIIVNIGWYFDRIEKFSSVWICFRNTITRPDWSLLTVRYFMRSQFGKMPLIPVVVVLALVVVFINSVLQERGVDVYAKLHDRRPAVRWTLYLFLAIMTLFAVSYSNGSGGFLYANF